The following is a genomic window from Candidatus Ozemobacteraceae bacterium.
GGACGAGGCCGTCTGCAGCGGGACGCCTTGGTGTTGCGCCAGTTCCGCGAGGGACAATCCGCCCCAGACGCGCAGGACGACCGCTTCGCGCTGTTCCTCGAGAAGTTTCGCCAGCGCCCGACGGATCTCGAGGCCGGTCGTCGGGTCGGGGTCGGCGGTTTGCTGCGGTTCCTCGTCGCCCAACGGGCTCATCGGGCGCCGTTTCGCCTGCAGCGCGCCGTTACGGACGGACGCGAAGAGGTAGGCGGTCGGGTTGTCGATCGCGGCCATCCTGGCGGGGGTTTCGACCCAGGGCAGGAGGGCGTCGTGAATGATATCTTCCGAGGCCTGTGACCCGAGGCCGAACGAACTCATCAGGTAGGCTTTCAGGCGGGGCGCGAACTCTCCGTAGATCAGCCGGAACCCTTCTTTCGGATTCCGGCGGTAGAGGTCCATGATCGATTCGTTCGGCATCGGTTGTTTCA
Proteins encoded in this region:
- a CDS encoding RNA polymerase sigma factor codes for the protein MPNESIMDLYRRNPKEGFRLIYGEFAPRLKAYLMSSFGLGSQASEDIIHDALLPWVETPARMAAIDNPTAYLFASVRNGALQAKRRPMSPLGDEEPQQTADPDPTTGLEIRRALAKLLEEQREAVVLRVWGGLSLAELAQHQGVPLQTASSRYRYGLSKLKELLSWVE